One genomic window of Sphingomonas sp. C3-2 includes the following:
- a CDS encoding (deoxy)nucleoside triphosphate pyrophosphohydrolase, whose amino-acid sequence MDMLFVTAAALVDADGRVLVQQRSADRSMAGLWEFPGGKVEAGETPEAALVRELHEELGIETHTACLAPAGFASEPLGSKHLVLLLYICRKWKGTPAALDADGLKWVRPVQLHGLEMPPADKPLIGLLEALI is encoded by the coding sequence ATGGACATGCTGTTTGTGACTGCGGCGGCGCTGGTAGATGCCGATGGCCGGGTGCTTGTCCAGCAGCGCAGCGCGGATCGCAGCATGGCGGGGTTGTGGGAATTTCCAGGCGGCAAGGTGGAGGCCGGCGAAACGCCGGAGGCCGCACTGGTTCGTGAACTCCACGAAGAACTGGGCATTGAAACGCACACCGCGTGCCTGGCGCCAGCGGGGTTCGCGAGTGAGCCGCTCGGTAGCAAACACCTTGTGCTGTTGCTCTATATCTGCCGCAAGTGGAAAGGGACGCCCGCGGCTTTGGATGCGGACGGGTTGAAATGGGTTCGTCCGGTACAGTTGCACGGGCTTGAGATGCCCCCCGCCGACAAGCCCCTGATCGGCTTGCTGGAAGCCCTGATCTAA